In Odontesthes bonariensis isolate fOdoBon6 chromosome 9, fOdoBon6.hap1, whole genome shotgun sequence, the following proteins share a genomic window:
- the sphkap gene encoding A-kinase anchor protein SPHKAP isoform X2 produces MAGAKCLLKTPSNLQSSAMFEGSESVELEGVSTESAVASSISACKKVLCRTSVLDSSEYWLRNEKALCRLGLLDDDAEGSCTMICFVNLDPQKTDCRDDKSIKKLASVSPDLPKLVELLTVHQPKENEILLLGGLEASEICQTHPHSPLQSGPQRSTGVCLLQCSGRRHSTPPASLIFEINKFLMGMQWGKERQFQQRRAAGQRVDDDTNRSISSIEEDFQTASEHLGDDSEDDGLRNEPESGGLGESLVEAAQKPCVRVAGHRGQLAQRLYRKDADMKREGHLQTSSNTKESAGHYATNLAESVLQDAFIRLSQDETSFVSEAAVSLSLSSCPSISVGPSKTKEHSQQRTYSFELPKIVIVQSPDSSDGAAEWPETQVSHVHDRDISAKTSNIPENGTHAPVSQHHGGHKHVEMALACAASVIGTITTPQLTEKLTLDSASKEHIDYDLQEGEDKGDYSVSSAMCGMAQVAGAVAAVELTEDSAGGDDSDAESTEVYTTSEGLMSAAKASAAFTLHCSVAEGTSVEAFRANIAEVLHREAAEVLTQPQGYRSVAHLLETTHNKIVDGITCPKKSCMDESEVDDLINEVADSLFKHALVKAKKKKELEGAGKEAPSLQVFLQDSVNNLLFDILCLTQKKISHISGCDREADQAQVADICINEQFTTKESKDPPSQLQSLVGHSHSTDTENLSDMQHCTDRFPIVPGLKQKLVLEDADVIAPPSTELFKEQQQQSLCRQSKPKDWSDQQQSSGAVRESLSEVPIHSTEWRGRLITGSDSRQASLTPQSSLNSCSSLISLRTDSEPRTPITCYADDLASTVVSMATELAAICLENSTGKQPWFCALKGTSTEGPEAYLMPACRTVLRRKEGQSSNAASRKHRAPRLSEIKRKAEEQPELMERLVNRVVDESVNLDEPQDPFALFASEVTARIMNCPELNVVDTSKTGQQRSRLQCERWSRGKASSYESIPEEDADPSGTPNTLGPGSRLGQNLSRGSSISKQSSCESITDEFSRFMINQMETEGRGFDLLLDYYAGKNASNILAAAVQQAATKKNGHLNVRATSCLSKQSSTESISEEFYRFMLRDMDKENKEYGIAKTKEWSNSLFPPSPRTPFCIRQSSVPDRRSSDSRLTVNSPIKANSFDGFARNVYGDMLNIYPTNSVSAAGLCKSDSCLYQRGKTDHITDMLIHETWSSSIESLMRKNKIITDPEDSIELEALGDSQPHVQQFANRLAADIVDIGKSALGGQQDVAGGTPGSHPQQHTPVGERRRGFKQSHLTCSRSRSSQEPAGTGVVTGSGDRGSPCMKGPRDVPLIHIEVDQRDEETLTNSEKNGRGPQETSADAMRVERAITNSSRNGTSSTSSLGVADLDAFSEVHTQSTVISEETEKDRLAGTTVNVVESSSASPAGSCSSLRELLVLNCDLEPECVDSELRVALQWIAASELGLPALYFRKSKEKRATKFQRVVHLMSQKAWRIADLFSAVVQFCELHETEDGADQPLRASLFDWLLETL; encoded by the exons AAATTGGCATCAGTGTCTCCAGACCTGCCAAAGCTCGTTGAATTACTGACTGTCCACCAGCCGAAAGAAAATGAGATCCTACTGCTCGGTGGCTTGGAAGCCTCAGAAATTTGccaaacacacccacactccCCCCTGCAG AGCGGGCCGCAGAGAAGCACAGGTGTGTGCCTGCTTCAGTGTTCCGGGCGGAGGCACTCCACACCACCAGCCAGCCTCATCTTTGAGATCAACAAGTTCCTGATGGGAATGCAGTGGGGAAAAGAGCGACAGTTTCAGCAGAGACGAGCAGCCGGACAGCGAGTCGATGACGACACCAACCGTTCCATCTCGTCCATAGAAGAAGACTTCCAGACGGCCTCGGAGCACCTCGGTGATGACAGCGAGGACGATGGCTTAAGAAATG AGCCTGAGAGTGGCGGCCTGGGAGAGAGCTTGGTGGAGGCTGCACAGAAACCCTGTGTCAGAGTTGCAGGTCACCGGGGGCAGCTGGCCCAGCGTCTGTACCGGAAGGATGCTGACATGAAAAGGGAAGGGCATCTACAAACAAGCAGCAACACTAAGGAATCAGCTGGTCACTACGCCACCAATCTGGCTGAGTCTGTACTGCAAGATGCCTTCATACGACTCTCTCAAGATGAAACGTCCTTTGTCTCCGaggcagctgtcagtttgtctcTCTCCAGTTGTCCCTCCATCTCAGTTGGTCCTTCAAAGACCAAAGAGCATTCGCAACAGCGCACTTACTCTTTTGAACTCCCCAAAATTGTCATAGTTCAGAGCCCAGACAGTTCTGATGGAGCTGCAGAGTGGCCAGAgacacaggtgtctcatgtgCACGACCGCGATATTTCTGCCAAAACCAGCAACATACCAGAAAATGGGACCCATGCTCCAGTTTCCCAACACCACGGAGGACACAAACACGTGGAAATGGCTTTGGCCTGCGCTGCCAGTGTTATTGGTACCATTACTACCCCACAGCTGACTGAAAAGCTCACCCTTGATTCTGCTTCAAAAGAACACATTGACTACGATCTGCAGGAGGGCGAGGACAAAGGAGACTACTCCGTGTCCTCAGCTATGTGTGGCATGGCTCAAGTAGCTGGAGCAGTGGCAGCTGTGGAACTAACAGAGGACTCCGCCGGAGGTGATGATTCTGATGCAGAGTCCACTGAGGTTTACACAACATCAGAGGGTCTGATGTCTGCTGCCAAGGCCTCTGCAGCATTCACGCTGCACTGCAGCGTGGCAGAGGGTACAAGTGTTGAAGCATTTCGAGCCAACATTGCTGAAGTCCTGCACAGAGAAGCCGCTGAGGTGCTGACTCAACCACAAGGCTACAGGAGTGTTGCACACCTGCTGGAAACCACGCATAACAAGATAGTAGACGGCATCACTTGTCCAAAAAAAAGCTGCATGGATGAAAGCGAGGTAGATGACTTAATAAATGAAGTGGCAGACAGCCTCTTCAAGCATGCTTTAGTaaaggcaaaaaagaaaaaagaactggAGGGTGCTGGAAAAGAGGCTCCAAGTCTCCAAGTTTTTCTGCAGGATAGTGTAAACAACCTGCTGTTTGATATTCTTTGCCTGACTCAGAAAAAAATCAGTCATATCTCCGGATGTGACAGAGAGGCAGACCAAGCACAAGTGGCAGATATTTGTATTAATGAGCAATTTACCACAAAGGAAAGCAAGGATCCACCTAGCCAGTTACAGAGCTTAGTTGGCCATAGTCACTCCACTGATACTGAGAACCTGAGTGACATGCAACACTGCACAGATAGGTTTCCCATAGTTCCAGGCCTGAAGCAAAAACTTGTGCTCGAGGATGCTGATGTTATTGCACCTCCATCCACGGAGCTCTTCAAAGAGCAACAGCAGCAGTCATTATGCAGACAGTCGAAACCCAAAGACTGGTCTGATCAGCAGCAGAGTAGTGGCGCAGTCAGAGAATCTTTAAGTGAAGTCCCCATTCACAGCACAGAGTGGAGAGGCCGACTAATAACAGGCAGTGACAGCAGACAGGCCTCTCTCACCCCACAGTCCTCCCTCAATTCTTGCAGTTCTCTGATCTCTCTGAGAACAGACTCTGAGCCCAGGACACCCATTACTTGCTACGCTGATGACTTGGCCTCGACAGTGGTGTCTATGGCCACGGAGCTGGCAGCCATTTGCCTAGAAAATTCCACTGGGAAACAGCCTTGGTTCTGCGCCCTAAAAGGGACATCTACAGAAGGGCCAGAGGCCTACTTGATGCCAGCTTGCCGCACAGTTCTCAGGAGGAAAGAGGGTCAGAGCAGCAATGCAGCCTCCAGGAAACATCGAGCACCACGGCTCAGTGAGATTAAGAGGAAAGCAGAGGAGCAACCAGAGCTAATGGAGCGGCTCGTCAACCGGGTTGTGGATGAGTCAGTAAACCTAGATGAACCGCAGGACCCTTTTGCCCTCTTTGCCTCTGAAGTGACAGCCAGGATCATGAACTGCCCTGAACTCAATGTGGTGGATACCTCCAAAACGGGCCAGCAACGCAGCAGGCTGCAGTGTGAGAGGTGGAGCCGTGGGAAGGCATCTAGCTATGAGAGCATTCCAGAAGAAGATGCAGACCCCTCAGGCACACCTAATACCCTGGGCCCTGGCAGTCGGTTAGGTCAAAACTTGAGCCGCGGTAGCTCAATCTCTAAGCAGTCAAGCTGCGAAAGCATCACAGATGAATTCTCGCGGTTCATGATAAATCAGATGGAGACTGAGGGCAGAGGCTTTGACCTCCTGCTGGACTACTATGCAGGGAAGAATGCCAGCAACatcctggctgcagctgtgcaACAGGCTGCAACAAAGAAAAATGGTCACCTTAATGTCAGGgccacctcctgtctgtccAAGCAGTCTAGCACAGAGAGCATCTCAGAGGAGTTCTACCGGTTCATGCTCCGGGATATGGATAAGGAGAACAAAGAATATGGCATTGCCAAGACTAAAGAGTGGAGCAACAGCCTTTTCCCCCCTTCTCCTAGAACACCTTTCTGCATACGACAGTCTTCAGTCCCAGACAGGCGTTCCTCAGACTCACGTCTGACTGTTAACTCACCCATAAAAGCCAACTCCTTCGACGGATTTGCCCGCAACGTGTACGGAGACATGCTCAATATCTACCCCACCAACTCAGTGTCAGCTGCAGGACTGTGTAAGTCTGACTCGTGCCTCTACCAAAGGGGTAAGACTGACCATATCACTGATATGCTGATCCATGAGACCTGGTCAAGCTCCATTGAGTCCTTGATGAGAAAGAACAAGATCATTACTGATCCAGAGGACAGTATTGAGTTGGAGGCTTTAGGAGACTCCCAGCCTCATGTGCAGCAATTTGCCAATCGACTGGCAGCTGACATTGTCGATATTGGCAAGTCTGCACTCGGAGGACAGCAAGATGTAGCTGGGGGAACGCCTGGGTCACATCCACAGCAGCACACCCCTGTTGGTGAAAGGAGAAGGGGGTTCAAACAATCTCACCTAACTTGCAGTCGGAGTAGGTCCAGCCAAGAGCCAGCTGGCACTGGAGTGGTGACCGGGTCTGGTGACAGAGGAAGTCCTTGTATGAAGGGCCCCAGAGATGTGCCGCTGATCCATATTGAGGTAGATCAGAGGGATGAGGAGACTCTTACAAACTCTGAAAAAAACGGAAGAGGACCTCAGGAAACATCCGCAGACGCCATGCGTGTGGAGAGAGCTATTACCAACAGCTCCAG GAATGGGACCAGCAGCACATCCAGCCTTGGTGTGGCTGACCTGGATgctttttctgaggtgcacacACAGAGTACAGTAATCAG TGAAGAAACAGAGAAAGACCGTCTGGCGGGAACCACGGTTAATGTTGTTG AGAGCAGTTCAGCAAGTCCAGCGGGCAGCTGTAGCAGCCTCAGAGAGCTCTTAGTGTTAAACTGCGATCTTGAGCCAGAGTGCGTGGACTCGGAACTCAGAGTGGCCCTGCAGTGGATTGCTGCTTCAGAGCTGGGCCTCCCTGCTCTCTACTTCAGGAAATCCAAAGAGAAAAGGGCCACAAAG TTCCAGAGGGTAGTCCACCTGATGTCTCAGAAGGCATGGCGAATTGCAGACTTGTTCAGCGCTGTGGTTCAGTTCTGTGAGCTACACGAGACCGAGGACGGGGCGGACCAGCCTCTCCGGGCCAGCTTGTTTGATTGGCTTTTGGAGACCCTTTAA
- the sphkap gene encoding A-kinase anchor protein SPHKAP isoform X1: MAGAKCLLKTPSNLQSSAMFEGSESVELEGVSTESAVASSISACKKVLCRTSVLDSSEYWLRNEKALCRLGLLDDDAEGSCTMICFVNLDPQKTDCRDDKSIKKLASVSPDLPKLVELLTVHQPKENEILLLGGLEASEICQTHPHSPLQSGPQRSTGVCLLQCSGRRHSTPPASLIFEINKFLMGMQWGKERQFQQRRAAGQRVDDDTNRSISSIEEDFQTASEHLGDDSEDDGLRNEPESGGLGESLVEAAQKPCVRVAGHRGQLAQRLYRKDADMKREGHLQTSSNTKESAGHYATNLAESVLQDAFIRLSQDETSFVSEAAVSLSLSSCPSISVGPSKTKEHSQQRTYSFELPKIVIVQSPDSSDGAAEWPETQVSHVHDRDISAKTSNIPENGTHAPVSQHHGGHKHVEMALACAASVIGTITTPQLTEKLTLDSASKEHIDYDLQEGEDKGDYSVSSAMCGMAQVAGAVAAVELTEDSAGGDDSDAESTEVYTTSEGLMSAAKASAAFTLHCSVAEGTSVEAFRANIAEVLHREAAEVLTQPQGYRSVAHLLETTHNKIVDGITCPKKSCMDESEVDDLINEVADSLFKHALVKAKKKKELEGAGKEAPSLQVFLQDSVNNLLFDILCLTQKKISHISGCDREADQAQVADICINEQFTTKESKDPPSQLQSLVGHSHSTDTENLSDMQHCTDRFPIVPGLKQKLVLEDADVIAPPSTELFKEQQQQSLCRQSKPKDWSDQQQSSGAVRESLSEVPIHSTEWRGRLITGSDSRQASLTPQSSLNSCSSLISLRTDSEPRTPITCYADDLASTVVSMATELAAICLENSTGKQPWFCALKGTSTEGPEAYLMPACRTVLRRKEGQSSNAASRKHRAPRLSEIKRKAEEQPELMERLVNRVVDESVNLDEPQDPFALFASEVTARIMNCPELNVVDTSKTGQQRSRLQCERWSRGKASSYESIPEEDADPSGTPNTLGPGSRLGQNLSRGSSISKQSSCESITDEFSRFMINQMETEGRGFDLLLDYYAGKNASNILAAAVQQAATKKNGHLNVRATSCLSKQSSTESISEEFYRFMLRDMDKENKEYGIAKTKEWSNSLFPPSPRTPFCIRQSSVPDRRSSDSRLTVNSPIKANSFDGFARNVYGDMLNIYPTNSVSAAGLCKSDSCLYQRGKTDHITDMLIHETWSSSIESLMRKNKIITDPEDSIELEALGDSQPHVQQFANRLAADIVDIGKSALGGQQDVAGGTPGSHPQQHTPVGERRRGFKQSHLTCSRSRSSQEPAGTGVVTGSGDRGSPCMKGPRDVPLIHIEVDQRDEETLTNSEKNGRGPQETSADAMRVERAITNSSSCERDRPVAMAAVVKRDKRSMSASSEESMGSWSHITPEDDPHEETSSFIQLSEGNGTSSTSSLGVADLDAFSEVHTQSTVISEETEKDRLAGTTVNVVESSSASPAGSCSSLRELLVLNCDLEPECVDSELRVALQWIAASELGLPALYFRKSKEKRATKFQRVVHLMSQKAWRIADLFSAVVQFCELHETEDGADQPLRASLFDWLLETL, from the exons AAATTGGCATCAGTGTCTCCAGACCTGCCAAAGCTCGTTGAATTACTGACTGTCCACCAGCCGAAAGAAAATGAGATCCTACTGCTCGGTGGCTTGGAAGCCTCAGAAATTTGccaaacacacccacactccCCCCTGCAG AGCGGGCCGCAGAGAAGCACAGGTGTGTGCCTGCTTCAGTGTTCCGGGCGGAGGCACTCCACACCACCAGCCAGCCTCATCTTTGAGATCAACAAGTTCCTGATGGGAATGCAGTGGGGAAAAGAGCGACAGTTTCAGCAGAGACGAGCAGCCGGACAGCGAGTCGATGACGACACCAACCGTTCCATCTCGTCCATAGAAGAAGACTTCCAGACGGCCTCGGAGCACCTCGGTGATGACAGCGAGGACGATGGCTTAAGAAATG AGCCTGAGAGTGGCGGCCTGGGAGAGAGCTTGGTGGAGGCTGCACAGAAACCCTGTGTCAGAGTTGCAGGTCACCGGGGGCAGCTGGCCCAGCGTCTGTACCGGAAGGATGCTGACATGAAAAGGGAAGGGCATCTACAAACAAGCAGCAACACTAAGGAATCAGCTGGTCACTACGCCACCAATCTGGCTGAGTCTGTACTGCAAGATGCCTTCATACGACTCTCTCAAGATGAAACGTCCTTTGTCTCCGaggcagctgtcagtttgtctcTCTCCAGTTGTCCCTCCATCTCAGTTGGTCCTTCAAAGACCAAAGAGCATTCGCAACAGCGCACTTACTCTTTTGAACTCCCCAAAATTGTCATAGTTCAGAGCCCAGACAGTTCTGATGGAGCTGCAGAGTGGCCAGAgacacaggtgtctcatgtgCACGACCGCGATATTTCTGCCAAAACCAGCAACATACCAGAAAATGGGACCCATGCTCCAGTTTCCCAACACCACGGAGGACACAAACACGTGGAAATGGCTTTGGCCTGCGCTGCCAGTGTTATTGGTACCATTACTACCCCACAGCTGACTGAAAAGCTCACCCTTGATTCTGCTTCAAAAGAACACATTGACTACGATCTGCAGGAGGGCGAGGACAAAGGAGACTACTCCGTGTCCTCAGCTATGTGTGGCATGGCTCAAGTAGCTGGAGCAGTGGCAGCTGTGGAACTAACAGAGGACTCCGCCGGAGGTGATGATTCTGATGCAGAGTCCACTGAGGTTTACACAACATCAGAGGGTCTGATGTCTGCTGCCAAGGCCTCTGCAGCATTCACGCTGCACTGCAGCGTGGCAGAGGGTACAAGTGTTGAAGCATTTCGAGCCAACATTGCTGAAGTCCTGCACAGAGAAGCCGCTGAGGTGCTGACTCAACCACAAGGCTACAGGAGTGTTGCACACCTGCTGGAAACCACGCATAACAAGATAGTAGACGGCATCACTTGTCCAAAAAAAAGCTGCATGGATGAAAGCGAGGTAGATGACTTAATAAATGAAGTGGCAGACAGCCTCTTCAAGCATGCTTTAGTaaaggcaaaaaagaaaaaagaactggAGGGTGCTGGAAAAGAGGCTCCAAGTCTCCAAGTTTTTCTGCAGGATAGTGTAAACAACCTGCTGTTTGATATTCTTTGCCTGACTCAGAAAAAAATCAGTCATATCTCCGGATGTGACAGAGAGGCAGACCAAGCACAAGTGGCAGATATTTGTATTAATGAGCAATTTACCACAAAGGAAAGCAAGGATCCACCTAGCCAGTTACAGAGCTTAGTTGGCCATAGTCACTCCACTGATACTGAGAACCTGAGTGACATGCAACACTGCACAGATAGGTTTCCCATAGTTCCAGGCCTGAAGCAAAAACTTGTGCTCGAGGATGCTGATGTTATTGCACCTCCATCCACGGAGCTCTTCAAAGAGCAACAGCAGCAGTCATTATGCAGACAGTCGAAACCCAAAGACTGGTCTGATCAGCAGCAGAGTAGTGGCGCAGTCAGAGAATCTTTAAGTGAAGTCCCCATTCACAGCACAGAGTGGAGAGGCCGACTAATAACAGGCAGTGACAGCAGACAGGCCTCTCTCACCCCACAGTCCTCCCTCAATTCTTGCAGTTCTCTGATCTCTCTGAGAACAGACTCTGAGCCCAGGACACCCATTACTTGCTACGCTGATGACTTGGCCTCGACAGTGGTGTCTATGGCCACGGAGCTGGCAGCCATTTGCCTAGAAAATTCCACTGGGAAACAGCCTTGGTTCTGCGCCCTAAAAGGGACATCTACAGAAGGGCCAGAGGCCTACTTGATGCCAGCTTGCCGCACAGTTCTCAGGAGGAAAGAGGGTCAGAGCAGCAATGCAGCCTCCAGGAAACATCGAGCACCACGGCTCAGTGAGATTAAGAGGAAAGCAGAGGAGCAACCAGAGCTAATGGAGCGGCTCGTCAACCGGGTTGTGGATGAGTCAGTAAACCTAGATGAACCGCAGGACCCTTTTGCCCTCTTTGCCTCTGAAGTGACAGCCAGGATCATGAACTGCCCTGAACTCAATGTGGTGGATACCTCCAAAACGGGCCAGCAACGCAGCAGGCTGCAGTGTGAGAGGTGGAGCCGTGGGAAGGCATCTAGCTATGAGAGCATTCCAGAAGAAGATGCAGACCCCTCAGGCACACCTAATACCCTGGGCCCTGGCAGTCGGTTAGGTCAAAACTTGAGCCGCGGTAGCTCAATCTCTAAGCAGTCAAGCTGCGAAAGCATCACAGATGAATTCTCGCGGTTCATGATAAATCAGATGGAGACTGAGGGCAGAGGCTTTGACCTCCTGCTGGACTACTATGCAGGGAAGAATGCCAGCAACatcctggctgcagctgtgcaACAGGCTGCAACAAAGAAAAATGGTCACCTTAATGTCAGGgccacctcctgtctgtccAAGCAGTCTAGCACAGAGAGCATCTCAGAGGAGTTCTACCGGTTCATGCTCCGGGATATGGATAAGGAGAACAAAGAATATGGCATTGCCAAGACTAAAGAGTGGAGCAACAGCCTTTTCCCCCCTTCTCCTAGAACACCTTTCTGCATACGACAGTCTTCAGTCCCAGACAGGCGTTCCTCAGACTCACGTCTGACTGTTAACTCACCCATAAAAGCCAACTCCTTCGACGGATTTGCCCGCAACGTGTACGGAGACATGCTCAATATCTACCCCACCAACTCAGTGTCAGCTGCAGGACTGTGTAAGTCTGACTCGTGCCTCTACCAAAGGGGTAAGACTGACCATATCACTGATATGCTGATCCATGAGACCTGGTCAAGCTCCATTGAGTCCTTGATGAGAAAGAACAAGATCATTACTGATCCAGAGGACAGTATTGAGTTGGAGGCTTTAGGAGACTCCCAGCCTCATGTGCAGCAATTTGCCAATCGACTGGCAGCTGACATTGTCGATATTGGCAAGTCTGCACTCGGAGGACAGCAAGATGTAGCTGGGGGAACGCCTGGGTCACATCCACAGCAGCACACCCCTGTTGGTGAAAGGAGAAGGGGGTTCAAACAATCTCACCTAACTTGCAGTCGGAGTAGGTCCAGCCAAGAGCCAGCTGGCACTGGAGTGGTGACCGGGTCTGGTGACAGAGGAAGTCCTTGTATGAAGGGCCCCAGAGATGTGCCGCTGATCCATATTGAGGTAGATCAGAGGGATGAGGAGACTCTTACAAACTCTGAAAAAAACGGAAGAGGACCTCAGGAAACATCCGCAGACGCCATGCGTGTGGAGAGAGCTATTACCAACAGCTCCAG CTGCGAGAGGGACAGGCCTGTGGCGATGGCTGCAGTAGTGAAGAGGGACAAGCGTTCAATGAGTGCTAGCAGTGAAGAGAGCATGGGGAGCTGGTCTCATATAACCCCCGAAGATGACCCCCACGAGGAGACCAGTAGTTTTATCCAGCTGAGCGAGGG GAATGGGACCAGCAGCACATCCAGCCTTGGTGTGGCTGACCTGGATgctttttctgaggtgcacacACAGAGTACAGTAATCAG TGAAGAAACAGAGAAAGACCGTCTGGCGGGAACCACGGTTAATGTTGTTG AGAGCAGTTCAGCAAGTCCAGCGGGCAGCTGTAGCAGCCTCAGAGAGCTCTTAGTGTTAAACTGCGATCTTGAGCCAGAGTGCGTGGACTCGGAACTCAGAGTGGCCCTGCAGTGGATTGCTGCTTCAGAGCTGGGCCTCCCTGCTCTCTACTTCAGGAAATCCAAAGAGAAAAGGGCCACAAAG TTCCAGAGGGTAGTCCACCTGATGTCTCAGAAGGCATGGCGAATTGCAGACTTGTTCAGCGCTGTGGTTCAGTTCTGTGAGCTACACGAGACCGAGGACGGGGCGGACCAGCCTCTCCGGGCCAGCTTGTTTGATTGGCTTTTGGAGACCCTTTAA